The window TCGCGCAGCTGCCGACGCTGGCGGGGGCGGAGATCATCGCCACCCGCATCGTCAACGGCCCCCACGACCACCGGCTGGCCGCCCCGACGGACCGTCTGCACGAGGGGATGGTCCTGCTCATCAACGGCACGCAGGAGGCGATCACCACGGCGCAGCGCACCCTCGGGCAGCCGGCGCAGGTGACCATCGAGGGCACCGACCTGGTGTACAAGCGCATCACGGTGTCTAACCCGCGGGTGGTGGGGCGGAGGATCGAGGACCTCGACACCGTCTCCGCCGGTTTCCAGATCGCCCGCATCCGGCGCGGCGACGCCGATGAGGTCCCGCACCCGGACGACGTGCTCAACTACTCGGACCGCGTCCGCGTCGTCGCCCCACCCAACCGCATGGCCGAGGCCCGCGCCTTCCTCGGCGACTCGGAGCGTTCGCTCGCGGCCCCCGACCTCCTGCCCTTCGCCCTCGGGCTGCTCGCCGGTCTGCTGCTCGGTTTCATCCCGGTCCCGCTGCCCGGCGGCTCCGTCCTGTCGCTGGGCTTCGGTGGTGGCCCCATCGTCGCGGGGCTCATCCTCGGTGCGCTGCACCGCACGGGGCCGGTCACGTGGACGATGCCGTACCACGCGGTGCACACCCTCAGCACCCTGGGGCTCTCGCTCTTCCTCGCGGGCGTGGGCACCACCGCGGGCGCCGGATTCCGGAAGGCGCTCACCGACCCCTCCTCGCTCACCGTCATGGCCGCGGGGCTGTTCATCACAGTCGTCTCGGCGCTCATCAGCGCGGTGGTCGGCATGCTGGTCCTGCGTCTGACGTGGGACGAGTCGATGGGTGTGGCGGCCGGTGCGACGACCAACCCGGCGATCATCTCCTACCTCAACGGGCAGACCGGCACCGAGCTCGCCACCCGTGGCTACGCCACGGTGTACCCGACGGCGATGATCGGCAAGATCGTCGCCAGCCAGATCCTGCTTCTCCTTCTTGTCTAGGCGGTGAGATTCAGCGGACTGCCAGACTGGGGGAGTACTGTGAGCGGGTCTGTCGATCAACCCCTCTAGGAGCCCTCTGTGTCGCTGTCCTCCACCGCCAAGTACCTCATCGCCATCGTC of the Corynebacterium humireducens NBRC 106098 = DSM 45392 genome contains:
- a CDS encoding aspartate:alanine exchanger family transporter, which translates into the protein MLDFLVAQPLVALVAILTVGLALGKIRVLGISLGAAAVLFVALGLSTVDPGIQIPPLLYQLGLAMFVYAIGLTAGAQFFAEFRSRGWRLTLFMVALLATLVGVAYGAVKLLGLNELIGVGMFAGALTSTPGMAAVVEMVEGGTLVDASRSAEPVIGYSLAYPGAVIGSILVAAVGAALLKVNHVEDARKEGLIIAPLQWDGVLIGPGVEGTVAQLPTLAGAEIIATRIVNGPHDHRLAAPTDRLHEGMVLLINGTQEAITTAQRTLGQPAQVTIEGTDLVYKRITVSNPRVVGRRIEDLDTVSAGFQIARIRRGDADEVPHPDDVLNYSDRVRVVAPPNRMAEARAFLGDSERSLAAPDLLPFALGLLAGLLLGFIPVPLPGGSVLSLGFGGGPIVAGLILGALHRTGPVTWTMPYHAVHTLSTLGLSLFLAGVGTTAGAGFRKALTDPSSLTVMAAGLFITVVSALISAVVGMLVLRLTWDESMGVAAGATTNPAIISYLNGQTGTELATRGYATVYPTAMIGKIVASQILLLLLV